One window of the Methylocystis parvus OBBP genome contains the following:
- a CDS encoding GNAT family N-acetyltransferase, with the protein MTLELETDPTAPSQSQRIVVRASRDEDVDAMLAIYLHHVRKGLDPKDAPLYEAPQKEDLKRRRKNMGKHRLPHLVAELERTVIGYAYAVPFRKRPAYRYVVKHSIYVDPSHLHRGVGRLLLPALIDACAAAGFRQMIGYIDASNTPSLKLHEACGFAQVGYLSSVGFKYGRWTDSIIMQRSLGPGATTLPGGRD; encoded by the coding sequence ATGACCTTAGAGCTAGAGACGGACCCGACCGCTCCTTCGCAGAGCCAGAGAATCGTCGTGCGCGCGTCGCGCGACGAAGACGTCGACGCAATGCTCGCAATCTATCTGCATCATGTGCGCAAAGGACTCGATCCCAAGGACGCCCCGCTCTACGAGGCGCCTCAGAAGGAGGACCTTAAGAGGCGTCGCAAAAATATGGGAAAGCATCGGCTTCCCCATCTGGTCGCGGAGTTGGAGCGAACGGTTATCGGCTATGCTTACGCTGTGCCCTTCCGTAAGCGTCCCGCCTATCGCTATGTCGTGAAGCATTCGATCTATGTGGATCCGAGCCATCTCCACAGGGGCGTCGGCCGGTTGTTGCTGCCGGCGCTGATCGACGCCTGCGCCGCCGCGGGCTTTCGGCAGATGATCGGCTACATCGACGCTTCCAATACGCCTTCGCTCAAGCTGCATGAGGCCTGCGGCTTTGCGCAGGTCGGCTATTTGTCGTCGGTCGGCTTCAAATATGGAAGATGGACGGATTCGATCATCATGCAGCGCTCATTGGGGCCCGGGGCCACGACATTGCCCGGCGGGCGCGATTAG